GTGGTGAAAGTGAGTGAGACCAAGAGACTAGTGACGGtaacattgagagagagagagagagagggtcgagaGAGAATGTTTTACCTTAAACAATaccttaaataaaatgacataatttCTTGAGAATAGGGTGTCATATTTGCCGCGAAAGGGTGTCACAATGTAGAGGGTTAACTGGGAAGGTTtggtattgaaaaagaaatatatgttTGGCTATGGTAGAATATTGGTCAAAGACGGCATTTTCTAgtcactctctcctcccaatgGTCTAGATTAGAGCTTGTTTATTTTACGGCACGAGGTGAACGTCGAGAGAGGGTCAAAGctcagaaaacaaaacaaaaaaatattaaacaggtaataattaatattgaataaaaaaaaaaactactttctTTGACTCTTTTCTGCTGTTCGTTTGTGAGACCCAcaaataaatcaatttaaataatcacattaatattttaacaCAATCTTCTAGATATATGCCTTTCCACTGTATTGATTAATTCGGGAAGTCTACAAACTTGATCAACACGTTTGCTCTCACAAATTTACTACCCAACCAAACTCtactctccatttttttttttttaataactaataAACTTACATGTCAACCTAACTCTACTCTACTAATAAGGCCAGGTTTAGATCATGTTAAGGCAatgatatgtaaataataataaaaataataataaataaaaataaaattagtgaAAAGTTATGGAGTTGTCTGTATGGGGTGATCTCATTTCACTAATCTAGAtagcttataaatttacaatctttcttcctctttatatcattttttctctccggtctctctcttgtttcttctttgcttctgcccccccccccctctcagTTTACTTTTCTATCGATTTATTAACCCAATCAAGTGAGGGTTTATCATCCTCAAAGAAATTACAGTCAGAACCAAGAGAGCTCCGTCACCCACAAAGTTACCGCAGATCCGGTCTGATCTTCAACCTGATCTAAGCCGAAGATTCAACCTTAACAACAAGCAACGGGCAACATTCGCAAACCATTGGAAGTCCTTGTGGTTTCGTCTGGGCTAGGGGTGAACATTTAAGCCGGCCGAATGGCTTGACCCGATATTCCGACCCGAACCGACAAATAATAACGGGTCCGAAGCGACACAAAGCGGAAGCGGGTATTTTTGTTTCCTGACCGTTTGGTGCCGGTTCGGTTCGGGTAATTAACCGTTAACCAAATCAGCTTCATTTGATTAATGCACTTGTCTCTGCGTGGCTTTTCCTTCTCTGCAACCAAAATTTTAGTAACCCAGAAAATCTTCGAAGCCCTCCGTGCGTTGAGGTATCTTCCCTCCGATCGCTTCCTCATTTTCGAAAATTCCATACCTACAGGTTCCTCCAGAGACGATTGAGTCTGCTACACAAATCATGGTGCTGTTCGACGTCACAAAGGTAACTAAGAAAAATCACCAAGCATGCATAGTTAGATGTATGCTAAAACCCAGCACGTGTACACACGCTTAATAGTACATATATACGTAGATAAAAACAATAGAGAGGCATAGACACTAGTGAAATTCATAAACGATCACCAACGATCCTTCAAAAACAAATTAGACTACGACTTTACTGATCTCATGATCATCAAGAATGACAGTAGAGTTTTTGCATCGCCAAAACTATGAACCTAGACCCAGTTAGTCACCTATCAACTTATATATAGACATAAATGTATacttatatgttaaaaaaaggaCCTTGTAATGAAGAGGAGCCACAATGTTGGGACCAATGCCCTTCTCGCCAGTGAAAAGAGCCCTGAAGTTCTCAACGGTTCCCGGCACCACATCGTTGTAAAGCTCCACCACAATCCTCCCTTCCATCTAGTGTGGACATAACCTAGCAGAGGTCGAACGTAGACGTGGAAATTCGTGAAGAAACCTCGAATTCTAACGTATAAGGTTGTCATGTTTGCTACGCTCTTGTCCATcttattaactcaaacaaagaAAGACAAAACTTGGATGATGTTTCTGCATGTAGTGTTGGTGatgcaatatatttaaagatattgtgCTTTAAGTATGATCGATTATGTGAAAGAAGCGTTGGCTCAGCTTCTGATGCTAGCTTCTAAGTGAAACTTGTTGATAGTGCCTAATGACTATAATTAACTATACATTATAGCTAACGCTTTCGCGGAAATAACAGTGAAAATGCAGaagaaatttctttgttttttaaaatgtacgtattttcaaattaaaagtcTATGTACGTTTAATAGATTGATTgtagttttttgtaaaaaaaaaaatgggctgATTGTGATTTTACTAATGGTACGTAAGTAGTTACGAACTCGTTTACTTCCAATGAACAAGCTCCATATCATAAAGAATGTCGTACTGAAGCATGGGAACATGAGAAATTATGGCCGAAGGTGAGCAGTAGGCCAGGAAGCATATCTTTTATGTtgctttttgtctttttctaaACCTATCTCTTTTATGGGTTCTTTTGGAAAGTTTCCAATGAAAGAGAAGGCGGTGAGTTGGTGACCGAGTACAATGAAATATTGATGATTAGATTGGCAGAAAGGTACTGTTCAATGTTCATTAGATTGGAGAAGGCCTTGAAGAAAAAGACTTATCGGAAACAACACGTTTAAAGCTAAGGAGGTCTTTCTTGTTATCCCCGGCCACGGCCAATCCCATTCCTTGGAGGCGTTCATTGATGGAACCGGGTGTAGCCATCCAGATATCATAGTTGAGAGGAGTAGCAGGGTCGGAGATGATCGAGTTTCTAAATTTGGCAGAGCGAAGAGAAGAGTTAGCAGAGGCGAAGGATGTATGAGTTTCGAAGGCTTCGTCATCGTCATAGGAGGAGGAGGCAAGGTCGAGGGAAAAGGCAGAGGAAATGCGATCATTGGACTCAAGGAAGCGGTCGGCGTCTTCGTCAACGTCGTCGCCGAGGCCATCCCAGTTCATCGTCATGGTTCGTTTGCGTTCCATTTTTGGTGCATTCATAAAATGGTAAGTCTGCATGAATGTGAGGAAAGGAGAAGGAATTGCGACTTAGCTCTAGGAGGAAGCatggaaaagaggaaaagaaacagTCAAAAGAGTCTGCTTCATTTTAATCTCTGTGTCTCTCTTTCTGGAATCCTCTCTGACTGAGCTTTGAGACTTGCCACGATAAGTTCAAGCGCCTCATGTTCTTCCTCCTCGAGTTCCATCGCGATCACGTCATACCCGAGTTTCATTCCAGCTACGCGGAGCTCTCCAATGGTCGTCCCCACCTTGGTCCCAGACAACCACCATAGAGACGTGGagcattgtttattatttattccaAGATCAATTCAGAATAACCGCTTCCGCCTAAATAAGCTTCGGGTTCGGTTAATCGGGTAACGGTGAAAAGCCGTTGAGCCTCGTTTCGGAAGTAGAAGATTTCGGGTCAGGTCGGAACACAACATATCGGGCCGGGTGAACAGTCCTAGTCTGGGCTACCAAATACTTTTTTCAAGGCCAGAACCATCGGAAGTCTTTGTGTAGTCTCTTTTATCCTTTTCCAATTCAATTCTTGAATCTTCTTGGTCCCTCGGTGCCCCATGCTCCGTCTCCtcgctcgctctctctctctctctagcacgCTCTGGTTTTCCTTTTATTCTAAACTTTTGCAAAGCGCTGCAACGTTATCAATGATTATATATGTTGTGCACTCCGgcttgtccaaaaatcacacaaaacgatatagagacaatatttaagtggttcggcaacttgcctatgtccactgaagcggaaactcagtattttcaatatgtttgtacaaaattataaacactcataaacagcctctctatctctcaaatggccttTATTCTGGATTTTCCCAGAACCTAAATTTTGCACAGCCCTCTGCCTTGATCTCTCACTGCAGTGAGGATGATTTTAATCTTCAGCAAatgatctccttttataggagaagtcaTGGGGGACAAGCTCccacacttcttgaccaagaggGAGCCTTCTTTCGGTGCAGCAGCtttggtcaatatttgctgcTAGTGACTTTCAGTAGATGGGTGGGTGGCTGCAAATTCAAATGGGaattcacacttggggggtttccaacaatcaccccctccacccaagtgtgccatactaggaTGCTACAAATGGTTGCATCGTTCAAATGATTACACTCCTTTATTGGAATGCTTGTTAGCCATGAAAGATTTCTactatcaaatgcatctgcaggtacaTCTTCAAATAGATGTCTAGATGTCTCTCCAAATGCATATTCAAATGCATCAGCATCATCTATATCCACGAAGCTTGTAAGAGATTTTCTTCAAAGGAGATTTACTAGTGCtttactgcacaatctcaactctctaggattcttcttttgctcgagtccatgagtctgcactcatgtacaccttgagcaaacagAGCTTCGCTCGAGCCACATCCGAGACAACAATCTGCCtagtgcctttacagctttctaaaccaggctccataatcctacaatcacacgaATCTCCAACTAGGaaactggttctcaacatgctagcctctatctccaacatgatcccttatcatttctgtaattttacagctcatgtcttcaagttagaagactaactaaagtgatgtataactttagttcatcatgtacaatgcccttaatcaacacatctatatagggtaacacatctcccactgcactaggaatcaatggtcttgcacagaccttgacacatataAGAGAATCTATTGCtaaggtctccatctctgatctGGGCGACTGAATCCTCATCCTGCTGCTAACATATCATTTCTTTAGTCGATGTGCCCATCTTCTGTGTAGTCTCTACTAACTttgacttgcataatctccattcttccaaaattttctttatacCGTAATCCACTACTTTCATTCAACAGGATATAGTTTAatgtagtaaccaccatggaggtctgatcgtcttggcagtcatgcgatcatcaactttaggtgtagatatctcTGAAACATTTAACGTTTTGTTCAcatctctcacacctttgcttcacgttgtggtctagggagattttttcaggtttagatgaggaaaagtaaaactgagttcctttaacttcctcatctaattcacacgaccattaccatgagccaagaccaatgaatTATTCGTGACCTTTCAcgcctttttgagaaaacacacCTGAATGACTGTTGTCTGCAAGCTGTCTTTAatagcattgtgcactgcaagaaatacgacgtcatgtatttatttagtcaccatattcacaatatcattctcagttttctcctaattttagtggtctcttgtggcctgtcttgccacaattcctaacgagtcatctgttgttcagatcttgacttgcctctgtctTTACTATCAATATTCAAGACCAACAATTCGAGATCTttccagaatctcttctgcgcactTCTTCATCTAGGGTAAGATAtcttacattaagaaacttcaaATTCTTTACAGAATTACTGATaaccattctcatgacctcccaacttttTGATCACAAAGCCAaatactattgggcaacaatagtatcTTCTGCATTTTCTGAAGTTGAATTGTTTCTTCAGCTACACTTTATTATTTGCAgctggcttttcaaagaaagccacaatgagatctgttgcggttctcctcttaataataTTATGCTCCATAAGTTTGTATGACTaccaaaacctgctgatataacaagttaatcagcatcgtcctatgatctgaaatttgctcctcaaacttcatGATCCCAACTAgtttaaatcaagcccaaacgatCTGAGTTCggcaacattggactccaactggctaacatcaagcccaaaaccaatgagtccggcatgactccaactggttgCGATCAAGTCCTAAACAAATCAATccatcacgactccaactggctgtgaTCAAACCCTaaacaaatgagtctgtcaCGACTCCGACTAGCCACGATCAAGCCTACAACTGATCTGAAGTATGAAAGGTCTAGGTCATTAGTACTGATGGCCAATTTCAACATTCTCatcgtacggatgagtccataattatctaaataatttgtcagcactatttaaTCAttgcaattgaactccaactggcgtagatctagcctaAAATGATCTGTAACTTATagacagttcagatcgaaagtactgATGACGAATTTTAACATTTTCACCATATAGATGAGttcagaatgatccaaatagtttatcatcactatttaattatcacaattgaacttCCACTGGTATAAATCTAATCCAAAATAGTATATCGTCACTATTTGATCATCCTCTTTCAAAAAAGAATCCAAAAGTGTCAATAACAAAGAAAAACTGCGTGGCAGTCAAGGATCTTTCTAGAATAAGCAAAGAGAATATTCTTGAAGAAATGAAAGTGATTTTGTGATACACGTGGCACGGTATTAATAGATGGTGATATAGATACCGTTAGTGGCTCCCGCTGGAGTCACTgttaggtaaaaaaaaattttgtttttttgttttctttttcaaattatgttttaatatttttaaatattttaaaacaatataataatattataataatattaaaaaaaattctaaatcattaagaaaaagaaaagattaaaaaaaaatggccgGCCTTGGTGTTTTCCATGAAGGAAAGTGTAGAAAACAATTTCAGAATAGAGAAAGCCCTTTGAGGCATTTCAGCAAACGCTTTCTGTGCATGTTTACTTTACAATTTATCATCGCATCCGGAGCACAGTAACGACCTTCGTCCTTATCGATGCTCtctgtcttctttttttttttcaatggctTCTTCCATCTCCTTAGATACAAATACCTAGAGCACACCCGCCCAAATCACTTTACATAATCTCAACTCCGCTAGTCATTTTGTTACAATTAAACTTACCATTGACAATTATCTATTGTGGAAAGCTCAGATAGTGCCTTACGTCAAGGGCAATCAGTTGTTCTATCATGTGGATGGCACTTCAGTGCCTTCTCTCATGGTTGATGGAGTTACAAATACTGACTATCTGAAATGGTCTCAGCTCGACCAACTGATTTTGTCGGCTCTTAATTCTTCTTTGTTAGAATCTGTTTTGGCACAGGTGATTGAATGCACCTCTGCGCATGATATCTGGAAAACTTTGGAGTCAATGTTCACCGCCCAGTCCTCAGCCCACCTCATGCAAACTCATCTTCAGCTAGCCACTCTCAAAAAGGGGCCTGAGTCAGTCACAAACTATTACAATAAAGCTCGCACACTTGCAGCTTCTCTTGCCGCTGCTGGTCAGCCATTGTCAGCACTGAATTTTCTGTTGATCTGTTAGCTGGTCTTGGAAACGATTATGACTGTTTGGTAACATCTTTGTCTAGTCGAGCTGATCCACTCACCTCTCACCAAATTTTTAGGCATTTACTTAACCTCACACTCAACTTGCTGCCAATCCCATGGCCGCGCACCTCACTCATACTAAACCCAACTCTTCTTCCAATTTTAGAGGCAGAGGTCGTGGGCCTCGCCGTGAACGAGGTGGGCATACACACTCATCTTCCTTTTCTAACCGACCCACTTGCAAGGTCTGTCATGAGCCAGGCCATTCTGCATTAAGTACCGAATAGAAATATTTCAATAATGTTccattttgaaattaattatatattatatataaatatttatatatatatatatataaactaacaagtaataatatatatatatatatatatatatatgtatatatatatataagtgtgtataatgtatatatgtatgtatatgaacgaattgaagatttataaaatgaatatatattaaaaaaattataatattgagttgagacacaaaaaccaaaaataaaaataaaaataaaataaaagaatagataaattattaaaaataatgatatttaaaaaaagaatgataggacatatttaaagttaaaaaattaaaattataaaaatatattttatattttagaattaattaaataccatatgaatttaaaatttataaaaatattatctaagTACAAGAAAATTATACGAACAATTTGAAACAGAATGGAAATCAAAACGGAACATGATGGTATATTATACCAGATACtacaataaaatagaaaattttgatcATACTAGTTGATACGGAATGAAATTCATAACATTACCATTCGCAACATTACTAAGGACACGCTGATGAGCAAATTGAAATAACAAAGTAGCActacatttataatttttaaagtaaaaaagTCTGTAAAAATATGCTATGCCATGCCATTGCTATTGACTTAGAGCATCTCCATTCGGATGCTTATAATTCTGTTCTCtccaaaattttgagaaaaatataggAAGGATGAGAAAAATGCCCTCCCATTCGGATTCCTATTTtaggattttatttttggggTGCTATAGTGGTTCCCTATATTTGAAAAATCACTGTACATCTCCAATCCCTTTCCTCATCCCTTTCAACTGTTGGTCACGCATTATCCCTCTCTCTCAATGTCACCATTGAGatgatcaaattttatttttcaccatTTGGACAGCCTTGATTGTAGGTCTTGCAATGTGTGGTCAAGGAGAGAAGGCATTGGTGTATTTCTCTGAGATGCAAATTGCAGGGGTGAAACCGGATGAAATTGCCTTTGTAGCCTACAAATTGTAGGGTTCTTGGCAGCCTGTAGTCATACTGGATTTGTGGATGAAGGGATTTCACATTTTAACTCAATGTCTAAGACATTTGGCATTCAGCCTAACATTGAACACTACGGTTGTATGGTTGACATATTAGGTCGAGCTGGCCGCATAGCTGAGGTAGAGGAGCTGATACAAAGCATGCCAATGGCACCAGATCATTTTGTTTTGGGAGGACTTCTTGGTGCCTGCAGAATCCATGGCAACCTTGAGGCTGCAGAAAGGGCAGCTCGAAAGCTTATTGAGCTTGACCCAAAACCATGGAGGAACATATGtgcttctataaaaaaaatatatagctcGTCAAGGAAGTGGGAGGAAGCTAAAAAATTCAGGGAACTTAAGGGAGAAAGAAACATAAAGAAGCTGTCAGGTTGCAGTTTGATTGAAGTTGATGGTGTAGTTCATGAATTTGTAAAAGGTGACTCAACACATCCGCAATCTTCACTGATCTATGAAACATTAAGAGGACATGATAAACAGATTAAAGAAAGAGGGTTAGTTCCTTCAATCTGGTTATCACTTATCCCTTCAGTTTAATTCTTAGAACATTGACAATTTGGCAATGGATTGTTGTTAAAATATTGCTGATGTGGCTTAAAAATGACATTGGATTATCCAAATTAAAGTTCAAAATAGCTGGACCTATTGCGTCCATATGaatttatctggtagtgttgaTTATCAACCCAACAGAACaaggattctctctctctctctctctctctctctctctctctctctctctctctctctctctctctcttatctaTTGCCGAACTCTATTAttgttaaaagagaaattatttgtacaaattttaaatagacaaattttgtacaagtttttataaaaaaaagtggagcactccacttttaaaaaatgtaaaaaatatattttttattaataaaattcactTTTTCTTATAAAAGTTGTTATGAAATTGGTGTATTTAGAATTTGTACACAGAACTTGGCAAAATCTAACTCCGGCATGAAATACTTGCACGAACAAACTGCACCTTGAAATGGTGAAACCGATTCCTATCACACACTAGTATTTCTCTTTTGGAAATCTTGGAAATAGGCTTTATTTgattatacagatgagatgagaaatatatgaatagtagtaaaataatttgtaaataataataaaatagtttgtattaaaattttttatggagttttgaaaaatgagagaaaaaaagttaaataaaaatattataaagttaaaatattgttagaatataattttttaatataatttttgttttaaaaattaaaaaagttaaattattttttattttttttcagtttgagaaaattataatgattaggtaatgatcagataaaaaagttgaagatttaaaaattttaaattaaaagtatttattttttaatgatatttagatgttgagatgtaATAAGATGATATTACTTAAGAAACCAAGCGGATCCTAGATTTGTCTATATTTATCTACCATCCTGAAGCTAACCCATAAACTTGTAGTAAGTGCTTCAATCTTTCATTTTGGGAATGAGTAGCtaggtaaaataataaactattatctgcaaaataataataataataataagtaaaaataggAGCTCTTAGACAAATTCTAACACCCTCCATCAATTTTCTGTGTTTAGCACtatgaagaagagaaaataaccCTTAGCATGAGAACAAACAAATAAAGAGATAATGGAtaaaatgtgtgtatatataaataatcattttttattatttatataatggtcatatttattttatataatagttttctATCCTCAGTAATTTTTCtaacaataattttaatttatagaatatttttatctaacaGTAGTgctaatctttaaaaaattaataaaggtAAGTGCGAAGTAAACTAGAAGGATGGTGATCGAAATGCAGTGTGTAATGACTGAAACTTCAGTGCTCAATAAAAGGAATGAATATGGCTCAAGTCCCAATATTATTACCGTACTGATCAATTCTCATTAGAGACATGTCTAGCTCATCCACAATTGATCCGGCGAAAACCAACCACCATTGcaaccaataaaaataataccaaaTTTCTACACATCAAAGACACGTGAATGGATCCATTTGTTTAACATACAACTCCATATAACATAAAACATCATCTTCAAAATTGCAACACAAACTCATGGTCTCTTGGTCCAACACATATTGAACAACTACAAGGTCAACCACAAataaaacatcaaatatttcatattatctTTACAAATCTTTGTTGCCATAGTTCCATTACAATTGCAAATACTAGAATAAATACAATTCCTAATGATATTTCCACAACAGTGCATGTACAACAACGGGCCATAAGCAAATTAATCTCTTTTTGATCATTTCACCAATTGTGCAAATATTGCTATCTAATTCGCCAATGTTAAATTAAAAttgcaagaaataaaagaaattggggAAAATATTGCTTAccatataaatagtaataaataaaaatataataaaaactaaaaaaaatcaattatgagctattctttaatttaaaaaatgagtaaagcAAACATGagaaattaaaactaaaatttcttgaaaaacaggtagaaataaaaatgaaaaaacaaatacaaaattaaGATTTCGTTTAATTACGCAGTTTAAATGAGGAATAAgagattttgaataataatgaaaattttaaattaagataatatgagataatttgttaaaaatatgtgtttgaataataagataaaataagataattttaatttttaaagtgGGTTTTACTGTTTGGATAGAAATTATGGGATTACTGTTTTATACTATTTATTTACTAGAAGTGTACAGTTGAGAAAGATATAGATCAACGATCAACTGAGACATCAACGATCAACTGAGACAGCATATAAAGGATCCCATTGATGGCTATGAGGTAATTCGACGAGTTGGGAAGAACCCTTTTTTATGGCATGATCATTGACCCATAAAAGACTATGGCAGGGTCTTCGGCTGGCTTTGTTTTGGTCGATGAGATGGCAAAAGATGCAGACAAATGAAGCCGATAAGAtagcaaaaataataatttgaaaaatgaaaagtagTCAAATCCCGATGCcgttttgtttggattttgtttttatttatttttaaattggtAGTATGACTAATATTAGCAATCTAATGTGAACATAAGGATTCTCATGCACAACCATTAC
The genomic region above belongs to Carya illinoinensis cultivar Pawnee chromosome 4, C.illinoinensisPawnee_v1, whole genome shotgun sequence and contains:
- the LOC122306497 gene encoding putative pentatricopeptide repeat-containing protein At5g59200, chloroplastic, with the protein product MVDGVTNTDYLKWSQLDQLILSALNSSLLESVLAQVIECTSAHDIWKTLESMFTAQSSAHLMQTHLQLATLKKGPESVTNYYNKARTLAASLAAAGQPLSALNFLLIWFLAACSHTGFVDEGISHFNSMSKTFGIQPNIEHYGCMVDILGRAGRIAEVEELIQSMPMAPDHFVLGGLLGACRIHGNLEAAERAARKLIELDPKPWRNICASIKKIYSSSRKWEEAKKFRELKGERNIKKLSGCSLIEVDGVVHEFVKGDSTHPQSSLIYETLRGHDKQIKERGLVPSIWLSLIPSV